In Rhodamnia argentea isolate NSW1041297 chromosome 4, ASM2092103v1, whole genome shotgun sequence, the following proteins share a genomic window:
- the LOC115736037 gene encoding uncharacterized protein LOC115736037: MKSVNLITSVVGTLWPVVTDLWEAWGIQLLVTAGLACRIALAILGRWRRYMTSISLRYIILAAYLLSSYIATIAIGKLTVIQINHPDRPDYITELKGLLAPLLLMQLGNPDSITAYSVEDNRLSVRQMLNMLVTVVFVVWILIRCWDSSSPVPLLYFPLFVTGFIESAGSVWALKSVYWERSSILAKDIFDTKAVAKFFDERAPHEVPGWVMKQNIILKAYYRFDCLKPHIINWLYHPDWLANSRLIVDPDLAFITTEIELGFMYDALYTKKPILCKRLGLISRFISFLCLVSALCRFAIIFQDAFLIDRYVGYTYALLMGVTALEGYQIVLQPFSAWAIAVMSQHQSNPLVSTRLLNFVVELYMKRKRWSNSIGQLGLLDPRLYNEWPWRTRRILKLVGMKEVTLRRYLIHSRLKIRPSLKTLLVESIEKLEKLRCQKPFSKRGEWMLEVHKLGDDQVLKKYISKFTFDKSIIIWHMATKICLFSAPEKSQYCEGSELLSNYMMYLLALRPYTLSLTTSDITLEHARAILKPFLRYRDHDEALRILSSTEEIVLEPHLDPKEETIITTKWHVLIDAKELAATLKDKENMWQIISGIWVEMLCYAAYSCQVYHHAKLLRRGGELITHVWLLLMHETDKYSHAPKANATKETKGKARSES, encoded by the coding sequence ATGAAATCAGTCAATCTGATAACTTCCGTAGTCGGTACGCTATGGCCAGTGGTGACAGATTTGTGGGAAGCATGGGGCATCCAATTGCTGGTCACCGCGGGCCTTGCTTGCCGGATCGCCCTCGCCATCCTCGGCCGCTGGCGGAGGTACATGACCTCTATCAGCCTCAGATACATCATCCTTGCCGCCTACTTGCTCTCTTCTTACATTGCGACCATCGCCATTGGCAAGCTCACCGTCATCCAGATCAATCATCCCGATCGACCGGACTACATTACTGAGCTCAAGGGGTTGTTGGCGCCCTTGCTCTTGATGCAGCTCGGGAACCCTGATTCCATAACCGCCTACTCGGTCGAGGACAACCGGCTCAGCGTCAGGCAGATGCTCAATATGTTGGTCACTGTCGTTTTTGTCGTCTGGATCCTGATTCGCTGCTGGGACAGCTCGTCACCCGTCCCGCTTTTGTACTTCCCCTTGTTCGTCACCGGGTTCATTGAATCTGCAGGGAGTGTCTGGGCTCTCAAGTCTGTGTACTGGGAGAGGTCGAGCATATTGGCCAAGGATATCTTCGACACAAAAGCTGTCGCCAAGTTCTTTGACGAGAGAGCTCCGCACGAGGTGCCTGGATGGGTGATGAAGCAAAATATCATCTTGAAGGCGTACTATCGATTCGATTGCTTGAAGCCCCACATTATAAACTGGCTCTACCACCCCGATTGGCTAGCTAATTCTCGATTAATTGTAGACCCCGATTTAGCCTTCATTACAACTGAGATCGAACTTGGATTCATGTATGATGCACTTTACACCAAGAAACCGATTCTTTGTAAACGACTTGGTCTTATCAGCCGCTTCATTAGCTTTCTATGTCTAGTCTCGGCCTTGTGTAGATTTGCCATTATTTTCCAGGATGCCTTCTTGATCGACAGGTACGTTGGCTACACTTACGCATTACTGATGGGGGTCACCGCCCTAGAAGGTTACCAAATCGTTCTGCAACCTTTTTCGGCATGGGCGATCGCGGTGATGAGCCAGCACCAAAGCAACCCCCTTGTGTCGACGAGGCTGTTGAACTTCGTAGTTGAATTGTACATGAAGCGGAAAAGGTGGTCGAACTCAATCGGGCAACTCGGCTTATTGGATCCTCGCCTGTACAACGAATGGCCGTGGCGCACCAGAAGAATCCTCAAACTCGTCGGCATGAAAGAGGTGACCTTGAGAAGGTATTTGATTCACTCTCGCCTGAAAATCCGCCCTTCTCTCAAGACATTGCTGGTGGAAAGTATTGAAAAGCTCGAAAAGTTGAGATGCCAAAAGCCCTTCTCGAAACGCGGGGAGTGGATGCTCGAAGTTCACAAACTCGGCGACGATCAAGTGTTGAAGAAGTACATCTCAAAATTTACATTCGACAAAAGCATCATCATTTGGCACATGGCAACCAAAATCTGCCTCTTTTCTGCACCCGAGAAGTCTCAGTACTGTGAAGGAAGCGAGCTGCTGTCCAATTACATGATGTACCTTTTAGCACTGCGACCGTACACGCTGTCCCTAACGACTTCCGACATCACGTTGGAGCATGCCCGGGCCATATTGAAGCCATTTCTCAGGTACAGAGACCACGATGAGGCCTTGAGAATTCTGTCGTCGACAGAAGAGATCGTGCTCGAACCGCACCTGGATCCGAAGGAGGAGACCATAATCACCACGAAATGGCACGTGCTGATAGACGCGAAGGAATTGGCGGCGACGTTGAAGGACAAAGAGAACATGTGGCAGATCATAAGCGGCATCTGGGTGGAGATGTTATGCTACGCTGCGTATAGCTGTCAAGTTTACCATCACGCCAAGCTGTTGCGGCGAGGCGGAGAGCTTA